From the genome of Rhizobium oryzihabitans:
CCATTCCAGCACCATAGGGACCGCAGGAACGCGATCCTTGCGGCAACCGGCATCGACATGTGGGACAACAACACGTCCCATGAGAAAAAGCTGGAGGGTGCCTATTGGGAACTCACGCAGTCCAACGATACCGGCGCACGGCGGGCGTGGCGGAAGATGATGGATGCGAATAGCGTTGACGAAGCTGTTGCAGCTGCCGTCTATGACTTCGAGCGACCCGCGAACAAGGCCAGAGACACGGCTATCCGCACGGATAACGCCTATCGCTGGGCAAGGACGTTGCAAGACGCTCCGCAGGGCACTGGCGGCGATCCTGAG
Proteins encoded in this window:
- a CDS encoding phage tail tip lysozyme; translated protein: MSREAALAMVGNEQGESNFNPNAVGDGGLAGGPFQHHRDRRNAILAATGIDMWDNNTSHEKKLEGAYWELTQSNDTGARRAWRKMMDANSVDEAVAAAVYDFERPANKARDTAIRTDNAYRWARTLQDAPQGTGGDPEKFRRAHPAFGGNAVPPLMQPAGINSGTSATMNQNTNITVIGSSNPTDTANAVAGKQESVNGRLLRNTQGAIR